The Synergistaceae bacterium genome window below encodes:
- a CDS encoding histidine phosphatase family protein, with translation MESTIYLVRHGKPELPDDQMRFLGWSDLPLSTEGRRQAERAARSLSGLSFDRVVHSGLRRARETAEIIAAGRDVPFEELSPLREISFGDWELRSIREFAKTEPELFEARGKDFAGFRPPGGENFLDLRDRVMPAFYGLLEQERGDLLVAAHAGVIKTILFALLEIPLQRLFSIRVDYCGIQVISRMDGHLAIKRINWTEGLEGWE, from the coding sequence ATGGAATCCACGATATATCTTGTTCGCCACGGAAAACCCGAGCTTCCGGACGACCAGATGCGCTTTCTGGGCTGGAGTGATCTGCCCCTGTCCACGGAGGGGAGGCGTCAGGCCGAGAGAGCAGCTCGCTCCCTGTCGGGACTCTCGTTCGACAGGGTCGTTCACAGCGGCCTGAGGCGAGCGAGAGAGACGGCGGAGATAATCGCGGCGGGAAGGGATGTTCCGTTCGAGGAGCTGTCCCCGCTGCGCGAGATCTCGTTCGGCGACTGGGAGCTCCGCTCGATAAGGGAGTTCGCGAAGACCGAGCCGGAGCTGTTCGAGGCACGAGGCAAGGACTTCGCCGGGTTTCGCCCGCCCGGGGGAGAGAACTTCCTCGACCTGCGCGACAGGGTCATGCCCGCCTTTTACGGCCTCTTGGAGCAAGAGAGGGGGGATCTGCTGGTGGCGGCTCACGCAGGGGTCATCAAGACGATACTCTTCGCGCTGCTTGAGATACCCTTGCAGAGGCTCTTCTCCATCCGGGTGGACTACTGCGGAATCCAGGTGATCTCCCGAATGGACGGACACCTGGCGATCAAGCGGATCAATTGGACGGAGGGGCTGGAGGGCTGGGAGTAG
- a CDS encoding alanine--glyoxylate aminotransferase family protein, with translation MMKTNKLVMIPGPTPVVRSIQDQMARETVAFGDAAFVKDFSEVVVDLKAMWRCDGETFVVAGSGTMGMEMALANITKRGDSILICSNGYFGDRFIDMCERKGLVVEVLSAEWGSSVTPEMVEKALSSKSFSAVTVTHVETSTGVEAPIAAIGEVMKKHPEALYIVDGVAASGGAEQYMDTMGIDALLTCSQKAFGVAPGLTMLWASRRAMERRAALGAIPESYVDFDKWLPVMHDPSKYWGTPAINLVWALKESIRIMKEEGLAERYARHERIAAAVASAMEAIGFKVAAERPFRASTLSVFFYPEGSGIEDAKFREILAEEGAQTAGCLGAFAGRGFRMGHMGNIDKHTLVSAVAAIERACVKCGHKIELGRAVGVLQEALVKE, from the coding sequence ATGATGAAGACGAACAAGCTGGTTATGATACCCGGGCCCACCCCCGTGGTGAGGTCGATTCAGGATCAGATGGCGAGGGAGACCGTGGCGTTCGGAGACGCGGCCTTCGTCAAGGACTTCTCCGAGGTCGTGGTGGATCTGAAGGCCATGTGGAGGTGCGACGGGGAGACGTTCGTCGTGGCCGGCTCCGGAACGATGGGGATGGAGATGGCGCTGGCGAACATCACCAAGCGCGGCGACAGCATCCTGATATGCTCCAACGGATACTTTGGCGATAGGTTTATCGACATGTGCGAGAGGAAGGGGCTGGTGGTCGAGGTCCTGTCGGCCGAGTGGGGTTCTTCCGTCACGCCGGAGATGGTGGAGAAGGCGCTCTCGTCCAAGTCGTTCAGCGCCGTCACAGTGACTCACGTGGAGACCTCGACCGGGGTGGAGGCGCCGATCGCCGCCATCGGAGAGGTGATGAAGAAACACCCGGAGGCGCTCTATATCGTCGACGGAGTCGCCGCTTCGGGGGGCGCGGAGCAGTACATGGACACGATGGGTATCGATGCGCTTCTCACCTGCTCTCAGAAGGCCTTCGGCGTCGCCCCCGGTCTGACGATGCTCTGGGCGAGCAGGAGGGCTATGGAGAGGCGCGCTGCCCTCGGAGCGATCCCCGAGTCGTACGTGGACTTCGACAAGTGGCTTCCCGTGATGCACGACCCGTCGAAGTACTGGGGGACGCCGGCGATCAACCTGGTCTGGGCCCTCAAGGAGTCCATAAGGATAATGAAGGAGGAGGGGCTTGCGGAGAGGTACGCCAGGCACGAAAGGATAGCGGCCGCGGTGGCTTCCGCCATGGAGGCCATCGGCTTTAAAGTGGCGGCCGAGAGGCCCTTCCGTGCCTCCACGCTCTCGGTCTTCTTCTACCCCGAGGGATCGGGGATAGAGGATGCCAAGTTCCGCGAGATCCTGGCGGAGGAGGGAGCGCAGACGGCGGGATGCCTCGGCGCCTTCGCCGGCAGGGGCTTCCGCATGGGGCACATGGGCAACATCGACAAGCATACCCTTGTGTCGGCCGTCGCGGCGATCGAGAGGGCCTGCGTCAAGTGCGGGCACAAGATCGAGCTCGGCAGGGCCGTAGGGGTCCTTCAGGAGGCGCTGGTGAAGGAGTAG